In Bradyrhizobium erythrophlei, a single genomic region encodes these proteins:
- a CDS encoding NAD(P)-dependent oxidoreductase → MRGVFVDANGSLADIFERQNKSGDPAVHVNRNADIKSEDMPALLDGAEIVVIDHTALPTDIAKRCNGLKHVVFLGTGARSYMNPEELSQLGITVHLIKGYGDTAVAECAIALMWTAARGIAQMDREMRAGNWLREDGMQLTGKTLGLVGFGGIAAEVARIALGSGMKTIAWNRSPKQFSGVEFVSLETLLAQSDVVSLHLLLNDDTRGFISRERIKAMKPGVILINTARGAVVDEAAMIEALKSGHIRHAGLDVFNIEPLPSDHPLTKIPNVTLSAHSAFRTPEASENLIHAAWEHCRRIARG, encoded by the coding sequence GTGCGCGGGGTTTTTGTCGATGCCAACGGGTCGCTTGCGGATATTTTCGAGCGGCAGAACAAATCCGGCGATCCGGCCGTGCACGTCAACCGCAATGCCGACATCAAATCCGAAGACATGCCGGCGCTGCTCGACGGCGCCGAGATCGTTGTGATCGACCATACCGCGCTGCCGACCGATATCGCGAAGCGCTGCAACGGCCTCAAGCACGTGGTGTTTCTGGGCACCGGCGCCCGCAGCTACATGAACCCGGAGGAACTTAGCCAGCTCGGCATCACCGTTCACCTGATCAAGGGCTATGGCGATACGGCAGTGGCCGAATGCGCAATCGCGCTGATGTGGACGGCAGCGCGCGGCATCGCTCAAATGGACCGCGAGATGCGCGCCGGCAACTGGCTGCGCGAAGACGGCATGCAGCTCACGGGCAAGACGCTCGGCCTGGTCGGGTTCGGCGGCATCGCGGCGGAAGTGGCGCGCATCGCGCTCGGCAGCGGCATGAAGACGATCGCCTGGAACCGTTCACCGAAACAATTTTCCGGCGTCGAATTCGTTTCGCTCGAGACACTGCTGGCGCAGAGCGACGTCGTCTCGCTGCACCTTCTGCTCAATGACGACACTCGCGGTTTCATTAGCCGCGAACGCATCAAGGCGATGAAGCCCGGCGTCATCCTCATCAACACGGCACGCGGCGCCGTGGTGGATGAAGCTGCGATGATCGAGGCGCTGAAGTCGGGCCACATTCGTCACGCCGGGCTCGACGTGTTCAACATCGAGCCCCTGCCGTCAGATCACCCGCTGACCAAGATCCCGAACGTCACGCTGTCGGCGCACTCGGCATTCCGCACGCCGGAAGCGAGCGAAAACCTGATCCACGCAGCGTGGGAACACTGTCGAAGGATTGCGAGAGGTTAA
- a CDS encoding tartrate dehydrogenase, with amino-acid sequence MSGAKKQYRIAVIPGDGIGKEVVPEGLRVIEAAAKKHGVALHFDHFDFASYDYYEKHGQMMPDDWKEKIGKHDAIYFGAVGWPAKIPDHISLWGSLIKFRREFDQYANLRPVRLMPGVPSPLVGRKPGDIDFWVVRENTEGEYSSVGGRMFPDTDREFVTQQTVMTRTGVDRILKFAFELAASRPKKHLTSATKSNGISITMPYWDERVEAMARNYPKVKWDKYHIDILTANFVLHPDWFDVVVGSNLFGDILSDLGPACTGTIGIAPSGNINPEGDYPSVFEPVHGSAPDIAGQGIANPIGMIWSGAMMLEHLGEKDAAAAIVTAIERTLGERTLRTRDLGGNADTTACGKAVAEMVE; translated from the coding sequence TGCGCGTCATCGAGGCGGCGGCGAAAAAGCACGGCGTGGCTCTGCATTTCGATCATTTCGATTTTGCCTCTTACGACTATTACGAAAAGCACGGCCAGATGATGCCGGACGACTGGAAAGAAAAGATCGGCAAGCACGATGCGATCTATTTCGGTGCGGTCGGCTGGCCCGCGAAAATTCCCGATCACATTTCCTTGTGGGGCTCGCTCATCAAATTCCGGCGAGAGTTCGATCAATACGCCAACCTGCGCCCGGTGCGGCTGATGCCGGGCGTGCCGTCGCCGCTCGTGGGCCGCAAGCCGGGCGATATCGATTTCTGGGTGGTGCGTGAAAACACCGAAGGCGAATATTCATCGGTCGGCGGACGGATGTTCCCGGACACCGACCGCGAATTCGTCACCCAGCAGACGGTGATGACGCGCACCGGCGTCGATCGCATCCTGAAGTTTGCGTTTGAACTCGCAGCCTCCCGGCCGAAAAAGCACCTGACCTCGGCGACGAAATCCAACGGCATCTCGATCACCATGCCCTATTGGGACGAGCGCGTGGAGGCGATGGCCAGGAACTATCCGAAGGTGAAATGGGACAAGTATCACATCGATATTCTGACCGCGAACTTCGTCCTGCATCCGGACTGGTTCGACGTCGTGGTCGGCTCGAACCTGTTCGGCGATATTCTTTCCGATCTCGGTCCGGCCTGCACCGGCACCATCGGCATTGCGCCGTCGGGCAACATCAATCCGGAGGGCGATTACCCATCCGTGTTCGAGCCGGTGCATGGTTCGGCGCCTGATATCGCCGGGCAAGGCATCGCCAATCCGATCGGCATGATCTGGTCGGGCGCAATGATGCTGGAGCATCTCGGCGAGAAGGACGCGGCAGCCGCCATCGTCACGGCCATCGAGCGTACGCTCGGCGAACGCACGCTGCGCACGCGCGACCTCGGCGGCAATGCCGACACGACAGCTTGCGGCAAGGCCGTTGCGGAGATGGTGGAGTAG